AGAAAGAAAGTGGGGGACccaattcttttttatatatttttagtttttatagattatgatattatatagtAAATGATGAAGTGGAGATGAGGGGAGATGGGGAAAGTGTTGCAAGTGATTTGAGAAAGATTGGGGAAGATTAGAGAAAATTGAGGTGTAGTTTTTATTGGCTAGTGTAACCTCAAACTATATGTATAAagtataatgttttaatttaaaGCATAAACTGGCGATGTTTAGTCATAATGGTGGCGTGCATATCTTCACTTTTCCTTTTGCAGTTAGTTTTGAACTTTACGTCTTTTATTTAAAACACAAGTAATCTACATGAGATTATATTACTTCAAAGAAATGGGAGTTGAAGTACGACATAAGAGACACTAATTAGCACTATCCCTAAAGTATACTTATGTTTGTGTCACTCAAATCTACAATCCTACACCTCCAAAATACTCCGGTAGtttttctataaacaattatcatgtcaaaagttacaaaatctaGCTCTTGACATAATGAGAAACTGAATTCAAGAACAAGAAGCACTAACCGTATCTTGAGTAATTTGCAATGAGATTCGATTTTATCGTGAAGATGTCAACATGAGTCAGATTGGCATCTGAAAACTGAGCTTGCAATTTTGTGACAAGAGCATGTAGTTGTATATTGAAAATATTGGCCGCTTGGTTGTGGGCAGAAACACAACCTTGGGCATCCAGTTTCGAAGGATCTGTCCCAAACTTTGCGATGTTTTGGGCTAGGCATCCGACTGGCCCGGTGTTATGGATCCAAAAGTTTCGTCCTCCTTGATCGTATAGCTTCTGATAATGTTTTCAATAAGATTGTATATGTTATGAGCAAAATAGTGTTCTAACATACCTAAATTGATCAATTACAGTATATGGTTGGCGTGTTAAATCGAAAATCAGATGATAAATTTACTTTAAGTAACAACTTTTTGTCATAAACGACAGAATTCTATGTTTTACACCATTGTACGTACACTATATGCTAGTTACATTTTAATGTGTACATATCTCCTCCTATTGGATCTACCTTCATAAGCTATACTTGTATAAACGAAATGTAGAACATATAATTCATtgactaaaataattattttagcatatgaattttttatatgattattattgttgcTGGACAAATCAACTAGGTTAGATCAGTGGTTGGGGCTCATGCCtctagaaacagaggtcatgggttcgatcctcatgcccagcaaggctggaggtccttttctacctatggtagaacctggaagcagcctctctacctttggtaggggtaaggctgtctacatatcaaccttcCTCATACACCATCAAAGACGGTAttaggacccaaaacccgtggaagacggcattgggagttactttactttagtTTTTCTATTGTTGCTGGACGGTAAGAAAAATGGTATCTATATAGATGAACCACCCTTTCTGTTACCATTCTTTGGTAATGTTTGAACTAATATACTTAATCAGTTTCTACTAGTGTGGGGTTAGCCCACTTGATCGATACTCTTGTAATCCATGGATCAATCCATGGCACAAACAAATGGCAAAACAAACTGCAGAAGAAAGGAACAGATCTAACCTTGATACCAGTTTCAAATTCAGCTAAAACAGATGGAATCGAAGCCACAATTTGGTCGAAGGATTTTGAGTAAAATGCACCAGCAATATCGTTTTGGCCAATATCAAACATGTATAGCCCCTGGCTAAAGTAATCTTCATCTGGTAAGTACTTGTTGAACCTTCTTGCTGTTACAAACAAATCCAATCCTCAAATCAATAAAACTTCGGGCCAATGCACCATTCTTGGTTCACTGCCGCGGATTATGAAATCAAatgttttgtttataaaatgGATATTTTATAAACAACAGATGGTAGTGTATGAATGACATACACTTGGCTTGCAACTGCAGAACCCGAGATTTGAAGCGCAAAAACTGAGCCACTTGAATTCCAAATGAGAACGGGCTGACCGCATTTAGAGTTGGTGGTAATATAGTGGATCCAGCTGCAGCAAAATTGCATCCTTTGCGGAAATTTGGAACCCCAAGAGCCTCCAAGTATGCGTTTAAGAAAGGCAAGTCCATTGCATCCACTACAATAAATGACgttttcatataacaaacacaaacacgaagatatagaaaaagaaaggagagaaaaataacttcttttttttttttttaatgaaaggtgagaaaaagaaaacttacTTAGGAAGTCAACTATAAGGCGGCCATCACAAAACCTCCCAGAAGGTCCTTTGAAATAAGTCTGACCATTTGGGGGGTCTAGATGGTCACCAATACCGGCGACTAGATCGCCGGTATCAGAATTTGAGTCACCAAAGTTGAAAACTGCTGGGTAATTGAACTGGATACCATTAGTTGCATGTGGTATGCAACAAATTATGATAAATAGAAGAACATGGTGGTGGTTCATATCTGTGGTGGGGGTTGAGGGGATATCCTAACAGCAGAAACTAGGCattgatatatttatgtatgtatatgtttatgtttatttgaaGGAGTGCTGGTACTATACGCTTTTGTCTGTAAATGAAGTTTGCTTTCACTTCACTACTAGCGCGAAATGACTATATAACCCTCAATTTTTGAAATGACGACCCTTATTAGTTAAGTAGTCACGGGTGGTTCTGTTATGTTGTCAACTAGTAACTAGTATATGGGACATTTTGGTAGGGGTTGTGTCTTCCATTCAAATCATCAGTCATGGTTGTTATATCATTCGTAGCCGTTTTATCTCTTTCGGTCTTTCACTTATTATTTTATCCTGATGAGCAtcatcttttattctttttacccttttcattttatattttacccCTTAATCATTCATCTATCATTTTTTTCGGACCCCTTGCTAACTTTATATCATCACAAATAAAAACAGACAACTTGGTTGAAGTACCGAGTTGACTTACAAAACGTCCACACAAAATATGCGTAACCAGGTACCATGTGTCCACGCCCCAAAATTTTTGTAAAATAGACAtaatttagtgtgtgtttgtCGAAATAGTTTTTGGtaaaaattttttaagaaaCTAGTAAATCCAGTAATTCGAAAAGTGGACTCATTTTAACAccccaaaaatataaaagataaataaattaatattttatatattttagcctttaaaataatttcctagtattttattttgagattaggggttaatttagttggaattttagtggctagcgggtataatacccattaaaaattgaaagaaaatgtgGCATCATGGAAAGGAGTCTAGCCGTATGTTGGTGATTCACACTAACACTAGTTCTTCCATCTCAAATCCTTTCTTCCACTAAATCTTCCACAATCTTCCAATCCACAAAAGTTGATATATGAAATTCATCCTTctaattttattaactaatacaaataataaagaaGCAAATTGGGGGCTTATAGTGGCTTGGTGGTGGTTGAATTTTACAAGAAGAAAGGAGAAAAATTGGAgatttcatatttgttttattgttctTTGAGGTAAGAAATTCTCCCTAATTGTTGAAAtgtaaattagggtttttgattattgaaattagggttttgactAATGAATTTGGAACATTTGTAATTTGAGGATTCTTTTTAATGAACCCTAATGGAATTAAATGAGGGGAATTTGGGGTTAATGCAATGAGTTTTTATGATTATGAACCCATAATGATGAAACATATAATTTGGCTGTTTGGCTAGAATtgtgttattaaaattattatgaaATTTGTGTTGAATTCTTTtaagtagccaaacaccataatgatAGAGTTCATGGTGAATTCAATTAGATAATTGTGAAAGAGTTGAGTTCGTAGAActcatagatatatattaaataatgtGTAGGTGATGAAGATCATTTTGTTGAGCCTAATAGCCATATAGTGCCAAATAGCCAAGTTTAAGGTGAgtatatatgcatatgatcATGTTCTTTTTATTAGAgttcataggtgggtaaattcctatgacccatatgTTTGTTGAATATGAAGattagtaggtgggtaaattcctattcGTCAAATTGTTGATTTAACGAATAAAAGCTAGTatgtgggtaaattcctactagcataATTGATGTTTGATGATaaaagctagtaggtgggtaaattacTATTAACATAATTGATGTTTGATGATaaaagctagtaggtgggtaaattcctactagcataATTGATGTTTGATGATAaaaactagtaggtgggtaaattcctactagcataATGCGAATTTGAATAtgtgagctagtaggtgggtaaattcatACTAGTCAAAGTGAATGATaaagactagtaggtgggtaaaatCCTATTAGCATAATCCATGGCTatgttgaaaatgatttgtGGTGATTTTTGTGTTTATGATTGATACGAATGAAATGGCTATCAAAAGATAGGCTATGAATGATGCTTTGATGCACTAATGTTTTGGTAACTTGATTATGAtcatatgtgtatgcattcactaagcaattgcttatgttttagttgtttaactttttataggAATTGGTAGTACTGTAGTAGCAAGGGAAATGATTTGATCAAGTGATAGATTTGAAGTGAAATTTGTTGTTGAAGGTATTTTGGTCATCTTCGGAGGTTGGCAACTTGGATAATGGCATAGACAATCCCTTGGTATAttatggctcttgatacaaacTCTTTTTGGATAAACAAGTTTTGCTGTGTATAAAATCTTTGTTTTGGACAACTTTGTAGTCATTTGAGTCATAATTGGTTATGTAAACGTTTAGTAGGTCAAGTAAATGTTTAGTAGGTCATGGATTTGGAtaaatgacccgtttggtcATGCATTGATTCTTTTGGTTAAAAACTTGATTGTATGTAGCAAATGTTATGTCAAATGGATGCTTGAAATATGAAATGTTGTTTTGTTGATTGAGAATTTGAGTTGGTAAAGTTTTTAAGTTGGAGTCAAATGGGAAATTTGAGTTTAAATTCTGTCAGACCCAAATATGCGGCGCATTTCTGGAGGTCTGAAATTTGGGTGCATTCTGAGCAAAATATGCGGTGCATGTTTTTAAACATGCGGCGCATGTTTCATGTCTGAACAAAAATGCGGCGCATGTATAAAAACATGTGGCgcatctaaaaatatatatatatataattaaaaaaaaataaaaaagttgtcgtttaatgaaaaatgaatttggtcGTTACAATTTTTAGTATCAGAGCAATGGTTCATGGGATTTAAGTGTTCGATCTTTGCAAGTAGGATGCCTAGACTTGAACCATAGGATTGACTTTGACCTTAGGATTTGGGTTGTTCATGTTTGAGAATTGAAGTAGTTAGTAAGGTCGatataaaatgaaatagttCATGATCATAATAGAGTCGGCCTATTACCGGTCATAAGCTATTACGTTTTAAATTGAACTTACTAAATGCGGAAGTAATCAAATGTGGTCGTTTGTGGTGCTAAAGACTAGAatgtgtaacaaccctactttttaaaatattatatacgtgctagttaggttgtctatgatccCGCAAGTCATAATTATACTtaaagctagtagataatgcccctaaattagcaatctaaagctattgttagtgttaagttcaatttaataaaataccatcgaataaaaaaaattaatcgatatttaatcaaatcataaataatgatataagtctcacaagttgaggtAACAataaaaaatccttataaatgtccaacaatttgtaccatcaagccaactaaataatatttagtCATAAAAATGCCatgaacaaaataaatatatttataactcctaaagtatataaaagtgtttaaataataataagtatatatgtgtatgctcaaaataaatacaaaaatgcaactaataagccatgtaacaaattaaaaacgccaaaatgtacatatatacatacaaacacacggccacctatatatatatatagatatgtatactTATACTAGATTAAATAAATCACCTACACTACAAAtctatacaaattaatattcttacaaatatatacatacaccttATGCAAATATCcttacaactttaaaaaaaaaaagataaaacccCTTCATTTCCCTACTTTGGCCGTCCCCCTCTCACATCCTCACACACATCCATTTCAAATATTCCTTTTACACAAAATCTCTCTTGGAACTCTCATTTCTCACATACTCTTCACACACTAGTCTTTATCCTCTCAAGAAAAACTCTTTCTCCCTCCTTTCTTCTTGAATCCGGCCAGCCAAAAACAAAGGCAAATCAAAGGCAAAattcatataaacatatattaataataagggttttagCTAGATTAataaagggttgattcaagcatAGATTAAGGGTGGTATTAAGGTTAGAAAGAAGGTATTATAAGGGTTTGGAGGCCACGAATTTTCTGCCATATTTCATCAACAAAAACgtgttcatcaagggtataatcttcatcctcttcactagattaatcttgttcttgttgtatattaaaaggttttatcaaaagattatattttctttatgttttctttcaaatatacacttgatgagggcaaagttgataggatctatCTTTCCATgttcatgcatgttgaatccatgcaGAATGATCCAAGGATTTAGCTAGTTttagacccaaaagtgtagttatagattatatagcttttaaagtagtttttcctttgaaagatggtcatatttttatacattttgaaGTTCTGGAAATATTCTGGATTTTCTCATAAAAGGACgttttcatgttgttaaatgaaagtatgatgaagattttattgtttaaaagtTGAGATAATGGCATGCTtgtagatttaagaaggttgaatattttgtttaatcatgagatgaagctaggcttgttgTTCTAAGTGAAAAATAGGTTAAAAGTTATGTTAATATTCtgaaaaaatttgtaaaatgtcaaggatataaagcttgaattaaaacttgttaaaatatgcttgaaatggTAAACCGGAAGCTTGCAAAAATGCAtattgagcacacacatgcaccacaATCTTTTGAACATGAAAATATGATAAACCTACTGGAATTATAATGTATccaaagtataaaactcaagtcacttgatgcatggcaagaataagctcaaaaatcactatttcgggtCAATTTATCACTAActgaaagcacaaaattgcacatatcacactaccaccactatcacgacttgaatcaccaaaatatgatggacttactgtaaatattgaaataaagatgaaaaaccCATTTTGAAGTACTTAAATTGCTTGAGAAATGAGGCTTAACACGTGATTTTGGTAAACGATTTTTGGTCAAAAAGTCCTCAATTTGAGCTATACACGAGAGAAGTGAATTGTTATGAAATAACCTTGTTAAAATTTTCCTAGAAAGGCCTGGAAGTTTTGGACAAAAGCTTTTGTGGtgatttctaagtatttttatgatttaatgaacTAAAATGGTAACTAAAAAgacataattaaattataaattttacaaaTCATAAACTTGATCAAATTTACATAACTAATGGTAAAAGTAACTAgaacctactggagaaaaataattataagtaaaGAAGCAAGTTTTATAtgatttaaaagtaattaatcaagtaaaaatcactaattaatcactattattaattaaatagaaataatgcataaataaatgtataaatcataatGTTATAAGTCAAAagcataaaattaattaaataatccATGTATAATAATCCTGTAAGGAtaatttaagaacttaaaattaattataaggaattatttaattaataaatcaataaaataaataattaaataattaaataatattaaattaaataaacgaATAAAAATCAgaattatatattaacatttatattataagaacacaaatgtcaaatattattattaaacaaagtataccatggaaattatataaaacaaagccaaactaccgaaatttcaaTAAACGGACAAAAACGTGTATTGAGAAATGACCTTCACCATCAAATATCTTCTAACCAAATGATGTAAGCACTATAATATACTTGAACTCCACAATCTAATAACAATGAAAGATGGGCAAGtttactagcatacatctcatgatctagcttactagttcatgcaacacacacttacgttgtgtatatttaaataccatggtttaggcttgcttgaggggCGACACCACTAGGCGAAGTTCACGAatttgatcagccctctttaACTCTCGaaacaagtgagtcatagcccccctttcaactcttttatgtgttttactttcggggtgaaaaacatgataaacaaaattgttttctttaatgaaatgatactttgaaATGATGTCTATGATATGGAATTTATGTTGCATGTACAAtttgatatatgttatatgatgagcttgagtactgtcaaagtCTAGTCATTGAGGCCtatagttagagagttgcgcaactaggattcgtccctTCACTCACAAAGATGGTGACAGGTTGATTGGCCGCCTCTGTGGCCGCCCTCAACGGCTGTCAACCTAGGGGTGCTCTAGtctactttatattttaatgatcgtctccatggcacgacccaattATGGCTAACACACATGATTGACAGCATGTGCGATTATATGAGGTTTTATGTTGGTTTGGacgtgaaagggtcttagtaCTGGCTCAAGTTAAACTCATCGGAAGTGTTGAATATGGAAGtcttaaataaatgatttgggacatgttatggatttttattatggttgttgaacatacggtttgggtgtACATATTATGATGGAAATACTTGGAAGCTTTTGATTAAACTCGTATATTAAAGTGGTTGTACGTATATGTAGTAGCataaacctatgaactcactcaactctcgtagttgacactttctcttcatgcttttcaggtctAGAGCAGTAAGTTAGCCTTATGGACCGCCTCATGGATTGTATTTGCTTGTTGCTTGAaggactt
The Erigeron canadensis isolate Cc75 chromosome 2, C_canadensis_v1, whole genome shotgun sequence DNA segment above includes these coding regions:
- the LOC122588515 gene encoding GDSL esterase/lipase At1g54790 yields the protein MNHHHVLLFIIICCIPHATNGIQFNYPAVFNFGDSNSDTGDLVAGIGDHLDPPNGQTYFKGPSGRFCDGRLIVDFLMDAMDLPFLNAYLEALGVPNFRKGCNFAAAGSTILPPTLNAVSPFSFGIQVAQFLRFKSRVLQLQAKSRRFNKYLPDEDYFSQGLYMFDIGQNDIAGAFYSKSFDQIVASIPSVLAEFETGIKKLYDQGGRNFWIHNTGPVGCLAQNIAKFGTDPSKLDAQGCVSAHNQAANIFNIQLHALVTKLQAQFSDANLTHVDIFTIKSNLIANYSRYGFEQPTQACCGYGGPPLNYNSQVPCGQTKTINGSSITTTVCNDTTEYVNWDGIHYTEAANQHIASQILTGKFSDPPFADKMPFLLNLKF